A window from Pelodiscus sinensis isolate JC-2024 chromosome 31, ASM4963464v1, whole genome shotgun sequence encodes these proteins:
- the LOC142821545 gene encoding LOW QUALITY PROTEIN: uncharacterized protein LOC142821545 (The sequence of the model RefSeq protein was modified relative to this genomic sequence to represent the inferred CDS: inserted 3 bases in 2 codons) — protein MSVSSSAPGLQSQGQEMAVVEPVSFEEVALYFSEEEWALLDPGQRALYRDVMQENYEAVSWLGFPVSKAHVLPWVEQREYQQIPDLQGCEDGEIISDTHTAGDGMLIENSEKSLQEEGPERMAPCGVLVERSEGHVSQSPEQGETRESQRSLQRQQGNYPGARQDKSSHRSRRLKTNTETVQMKIPHQYSPCACSECATPIKHEGAQTGVKSFSCSDCGKSFSQRSYLVSHRRAHTGEKPFSCSDCGKSFSRRSYLVSHRRAHTGEKPFSCSDCGKSFSRRSYLVSHRRGHTGERPFSCSDCGKRLSXPSTLLTHRRAHTGEKPFSCSDCGKSFSRQSHLVTHRRVHTGEKPFSCSDCGKSFSDRSQLVRHKRAHTGEKPFSCSDCGKSFSETSTLVIHRRAHTGEKPFSCSDCGKSFNVKSHLVTHRRVHTGEKPFSCSDCGKSFSLKSPLVRHRRVHTGEKPFSCLDCGKSFSRMSHLVRHRRVHTGKKPXSCSDCWKSFSRMSHLVIHRRVHTGEKPFSCSDCRKDSMTGHSLVIEM, from the exons atgtctgtctccagctcagcccctggcctgcagagccagggacaggaaatggctgtggtggagccagtgagcttcgaggaggtggcactgtatttctctgaggaggaatgggctctgctggacccgggccagagagccctctacagggatgtgatgcaggagaattatgaggctgtgagctggctgg gatttccagtctccaaagctcaTGTGCTCCCCTGGGTGGAGCAAAGGGAATACCAGCAGATCCCGGATCTCCAAGGCTGTGAGGACggggagatcatcagtgacacccacacag caggtgatgggatgctgatTGAAAACAGTGAGAAGAGTCTTCAGGAGGAAGGACCTGAGCGAATGGCTCCATGTGGGGTGTTAGTGgaaagatctgaagggcatgtttctcagagtcccGAGCAAGGAGAGACTCGTGAGAGTCAGCGTAgtctacaaaggcagcaaggaaaCTATCCAGGAGCAAgacaggataaatccagtcacaggagcagaaggttgaaaacaaacacagaaactgttcaaaTGAAAATCCCCCATCAATATTCACCTTGTGCTTGCAGTGAATGTGCAACTCCTATTAAACATGAAGGAGCCCAAACAGGAGTGAaatccttcagctgctctgactgtgggaaaagcttcagtcagcggTCATACCTTGttagccataggagagcccacacaggggagaaacccttcagctgctctgactgtgggaaaagcttcagtcggcggTCATACCTTGttagccataggagagcccacacaggggagaaacccttcagctgctctgactgtgggaaaagcttcagtcggcggTCATACCTTGTTAGCCATAGGAgaggccacacaggagagagaccctttagctgctctgactgtgggaaaaggttGTC GCCCTCAACCCTTCttacccataggagagcccacacaggagagaaacccttcagctgctctgactgtgggaaaagcttcagtcggcagtcacaccttgttacccataggagagtccacacaggagagaaacccttcagctgctctgactgtgggaaaagcttcagtgacaggtcacagcttgttaggcataagagagcccacacaggagagaaacccttcagctgctctgactgtgggaaaagcttcagtgagacctcaacccttgttattcataggagagcccacacaggggagaaacccttcagctgctctgactgtgggaaaagcttcaatgtcaagtcacaccttgttacacataggagagtccacacaggagagaaacccttcagctgctctgactgtgggaaaagcttcagtctcaAGTCACcacttgttagacataggagagtccacacaggagagaaacccttcagctgcttggactgtgggaaaagcttcagtcggatgtcacaccttgttagacataggagagtccacacaggaaagaaac tcagctgctctgactgttggaaaagcttcagtcggatgtcacaccttgttatccataggagagtccacacaggagagaaacccttcagctgctctgactgtaggAAAGATTCAATGACTGGTCAcagcttagtgatagaaatgtag